Part of the Fusobacterium sp. DD2 genome, CAGCTAAACCAATAGGAGATAGAACTGTGTATAGGTAGAATAGACCTAAAATTAATACTGTTGAGAATTGTTTTACATATTTCCAGTTACTTAAATCAACATTTGATTTATTTTTATGAGTTAAAACATATGGAGTTTCTCTCTTATATACATTTCCTAGGATAAGCATTACGATAATGTCAAATGCAAATAGACCACCCATAACGTGTACGAAGTTTAATTTTACTTTGAAAATCCATACTAGTGAGTAGTAAAGGATAATGTGAAGTAATACAGTTATTCTTGCAGCTTTACCAGAAACTGTCTTATTTAAGAATCCAATAGCAACTAGAGCGATAACTGGGATATTGAAGAATCCAGCAAATCTTCTTAATACTAGGAATAATCCTCCACTTCCATATTGTAATAATGGAGCGATTGTCATAGCGATGATTGCTATTATAGTACCTGCTATTTTAGCAACTTTAATTAAATCTTCATCAGAGATATTTTTTTTGAATATTGGTCTATATAAGTCATAACAGAATAGTGTTGCAGCACTGTTAATAAACGAGTTAAATGTACTTAATATTGCTCCAAATAGACATGCTGTAAAGAATCCTAATAGTGGTGTTGGTAATACTTTTGATACCAGACTTGGATAAGCTAAGTCTATGTGATCTTTTAATGCATCTCCAAAGATATAGAAAGATGTTAATCCAGGAACATTTAGTAATAAAGGTAGTAATAATAGGAATACTCCTGCAAATAAGATACCTTTTTGTCCAGCAGCTAAGCTCTTAGCAGCTAGTGATCTTTGAATGATTGCTTGGTTTGTTGTCCAATAGAAGAAGTTAACTATTAAGATACCTGTAAATATTGTTGTCCAAGGTACTGGGTCTCCAGCAGCTCCCCATGCATTTAATTTATCAAGATGGTTAGTTGTTACAATTTCGATACCTTTAACCATGCTTCCGTCTCCTAAGAATCTTAAAGCAAAGAAAGGAATCATGATACCACCGATTATTAAAGCAAATCCGTTAAGAGTATCTGATACAGCAACTGCTTTTAATCCTCCGAATATTGCATATATACCTCCGATAATACCGATTAACCATACAACACCCCAAAGAGCTACGTTGAAACTTACACCGAACATTGCTTCTACGTCAAATATCTTAGTAAATGCAATAGCTCCTGAATATAGAGCACCTGGAATTAATACGAATGTATAAGCAACTAGGAATAATAGAGACATTATTTGTCTTGTTTGTTTGTCATATCTTTCTTCGAAGAACTCAGGGATTGTAGTAAATCCTCCTTTAAGGTATCTAGGAAGTAGATATAGAGCTAATACACAAAGTGGAATTACAGATTGAACTGTCCACGCAATGATTGAAAAGTTACTTTGATAAGATGAAGCGTTAACTCCAACCAATTGTTCAGTAGATAAACTTGTTAAAACCATTGAGAACCCAATAACTGTTGCACTAAGTCCTCTACCTGCTAGGAAATATCCCTTAGCACTGTTTTCTTCACCTTTAGTTTTAAGCCAAGAGATAAAAGCGACTAAAGCTGTTACAATGAAAAATGTTAAAAACGTCATAAACATATAAATCCTCCTTGAAATAAATTAATTTTTATAGTAAATTAACGCCTGTTAAAAATTGACTGTGTAGATAAATTTGTCTCCAAGTACAGTTGAATTTGTATATTCAATTACCTGATCATGTTGGTATACAGTACGAATTACATTCATACCAAGGTCTCCAGTATTACAATTTAAGTATTCAGCCTCTGATTTAGAGATCTTGCATGGCATAAACTGTTCATTTCCATGAGTAAGCTTTATATTGTATTTTTTTGTAATTATGTCGTATAACTTCATTTCCTGAAGAGGTTCTTTTTCTATTCCCTCCATAAGTTTATAGTTTAGGTTAATTGTTTCATAGATAAGTGGTTGATCATCACTGTATCTCACCCAGACTATTTCACAAACTTTGTCTTTATCATCTAATTTCATTTTTTCCCTTACAGTTGTAGATGGTGTTACTACTTTTAGAGATAGTATCTTAGACTTTGGGGTTTTTCCCAGATTTTTGATATCGTCATAAAATTTACTGAATGTAGAACGATTTTGATATATTTTTGAAGAGGATACATAGCTTCCTTTTCCTCTAACCTTGTATATATATCCTTCATTGTGAAGTATTTTTAATGCCTGTCTAACAGTGGTTCTACTTATATCATAAGAAGCACACAATTCATTTTCACTTTGAATTTTATCATTCTCCAAAAGGTCACCATTATCTATAGCTTTCTTGATATAATCAGCTAACTGTACATATATAGGTACAGAACTATTCTTATTAATCTCAAACATATTATCACCTTTTGAATTATATCTTTTAATCATACTAAGTTGTTATAACAAGTATAATCATTGAAAATACTATTGTCAATGATGATTTTTGACACAAAAAACTTGTATTGGAGCATAAAACACAATTAATTTACTCTTGTATGTACTTGTATCTAAAAAAAATTTTTTTATTTTTTTTGTATTTTTTCAAAAAAATAGGAAATAATAAGAATAGTGTGCACGATTAATATATAAAAATGTAATTTTTTAGTGCTATTTTATGATGAAGAAATTGTGAAAAAAATAAGAAGTAGGAGTTAGTTATTTTATCTTATAAAAATTTGGATGAAAAATAAGTTCTTGCTTATAGTTTTTTTATATGTTATGTTTTTACTAATGATAAAGTATTGGAGGATAAAATGAATAGTCTAAATTTATTAATAAAACCAGCGTCAAGTGGGTGCAATTTAAAGTGTGTTTATTGTTTTTATTATGATATTGCTGACAATAGAGTAATAAAAAATTATGGGATTATGAATGATACAACTCTTGAAAATATGGTCAGAAAAGCTTTTGAAGAGGTAGATTACCAGGTTAATTTTATGTTTCAAGGTGGAGAGCCAACATTGGCTGGAATTGATTTCTTTAAGAGATTTCATAACTTAGTTGAAAAATACAATGTTAAAAAAATAAATACTACTTTTGCTCTACAAACTAATGGAACTTTACTTAATAAAAAATGGACAGGGTTATTTAAAGAGCATAACTATCTTATTGGAGTGTCAGTAGATGGTAATAGAGATACTCACAATGCTTTTAGAATTGATAAAAGTGGAAATGGAACTTTTGCTAAAGTTAAAGAGAGTATCAATTTATTAAAAAAAGAAAAAATTGACTTCAATATTTTAACAGTTGTAAATAAACTCACAGCAGAAAATGGTAAATTGATATATAACTTTTTCAAGAATAATGGATATAGATATTTTCAATTTATTCCATGTTTAGATGAGCTTTACTCAAAAGAGAAAAAGGAGTATACACTTACAGATGTTGATTATGGTAATTTTTTAAATGACACATTTGAATTGTGGTATGAGGATATTATGAATGGAAGATTTACAAGTGTCAGATACTTTGATAACATGGTAAAAATCATTCTTGGAGAGCAACCTGAAGCTTGTGACATGGTGGGGCATTGTAATATCAATGCTATAGTTGAATCTGATGGAAGCATTTATCCTTGTGATTTCTACGTATTAGATGAGTATAAAATTGGAAATATAAATGATTCATCTTTTACTGATATTTTAAATAGCGAAAAAGAGAATCAGTTTTTAAGTTCATCTCTAGTTGTAAATGAAAAATGTAAAAAATGCAATTATTTTAAACTGTGTAGAGGTGGATGTAGAAGACACAAAGAGATAGATGAAAATGGAGAGTATCATAACAGATTTTGTAAAAGTTATACAATGTTCTTTGATAAGAATTTGGATAAATTAATAGATGTGGCAAATTATGTGATAAAAGTTAGAATGGGAAATAGATAGTTCTATTGACGATGTTAATAATTTCTACATTTTATCGTTATAAATATGAATAAATAGAAGTTTTAGATGATTTTTGGTTAATAAAATAGCCTATTTTAAGGGATAAATGAAGAATTGAATTTTTTATTTCTTTTAAATATCACCGTTAAGTATGATATAATGTAAGAACGCATATGAAAAAATTAAGACGGTGATTTGATGGAAACAACTAATAAAAGCAATTTTGCAAAGGGAAGTATTTACAAACATATTCTGGCACTGGCAGTACCTATGACAATAGCTCAAATGGTACAGGTTCTATACAATATAGTGGATAGAATATATATAGGACATCTTCCAGGAGCATCTTCTCTGGCACTTACAGGGCTTGGACTTACATTTCCAATTATAACAATAGTTATGGCTATTACAAATCTTTTTGGAATGGGTGGAGCACCTCTTTGTTCTATAGCAAGAGGGCAGCAAAATGTAAAAAGAGCAGAAGAAGTTATGGGAAATACCCTTACTATGCTTGTAATTTCAAGTTTTATACTTATGTTTTTAGCATATACTTTTTTAAAGCCTGTATTGTATCTATTTGGAGCAAGTGATGCAAGTTATCCTTATGCAATGCAGTATATGAGGATCTATCTTATAGGAACTCCTTTTATAGTGATTGGGTCAGGAATGAATGGCTTTATAAATGCTCAGGGTTTTGGAAATATTGGAATGATAACCATTCTTGCAGGAGCAATAGTTAATATAATTTTAGATCCAATATTTATTTTTCTTTTAGGATTGGGAATTCAGGGAGCTGCAATAGCTACTGTAATCTCTCAATTTATATCTGTAGCCTGGGTAATGTCTTTCTTACTTGGAAAGAGAACTCTCCTTAAAATAACTAAAGATACTTTGAAAGTTCAATTTGGAATATTAAGAGAGATATTGGGACTTGGTATGGCAAGTTGTCTAATGACTGCAACAAATGGTGTGGTACAGGTGGCTTGTAATACAATGCTTAAGGAGTTTGGTGGAGACGTATATGTAGGACTAATGACTGTTGTAAACTCTATAAGAGATGTGGCTATGCTGCCAATTCATGGAGTTACAGCTGCAGCTCAGCCAGTACTTGGGTATAACTTTGGAGCTAAAGAGTATGATAGAATAAAAAAAGGAATAATATTTGTTACATTTATAACTTCAGTATATATGGTTGTAAGCTGGGTGGCAGTTTTAGTATTCCCAGAACCATTGATAAAGGTATTCAACTCAGATCCAGATATGATTTCAAAGGGAATTTCAGCAATTCATATCTATTTCTTTGGATTCTTTATGATGGCTTTCCAAATTTCAGGGCAGGCAGTATTTGTAGGACTTGGACAATCAAAACAGGCAATTTTCTTTACACTGTTTAGAAAGGTTTTTGTTGTAGTTCCACTTACACTTCTTCTTCCAAGATTATGGAATTTGGGAGTAGATGGTATATTTATGGCTGAACCTGTGTCAAACTTCCTAGGTGGAATAGCCTGCTATACAACTATGATATTTACTATGAAGAAACTTCTAAGAGATGATGAGGAAATAACAATATAAATATTTAAAAAATAATGGTGGAGATGAGGGAACTTGAACCTGTGTCCACCTTTTTTTATTGAAAATAAAGGATTTATATAGGAGCTTTTTAATATAAAATTTTAAAAAATATGTTATAATTAAAAAAATGTATAAAATATTAAGATAAGGGGAAAATTAATATGAAAAAGAGATTGATGTTTATAACACTTTATATTTTTTTGGGCCTTCTTATTGCTTCATGTGGCGGTGGAGGAGGGGGTGGAGGCAGTGTAGCCACTCACCCTGGAAATGTTTCTCATGTACCTGGAGGCATTGAGAGACCAAAGCATGAAAATCCAGCTGTAAATCCAGGAGATGAGCATCCATCCGGTGGAGATCATGGATCAACAGGAGAAAGTGGGTTAGATTCATCATCTGATTCAGGAGATGGATCTTCACAAGATGGAGGGCATGACTCATCAGGCACAGGACATGAAGGATCTCAAAGTGGAGGAGATAGCGGATCAGGATCCTCAGATAGTTCAGGAAGCGGTTCTTCACATGGAGGAGAACATGATGTGCCAGGAATTGGGGATGGACAATCTCAAGGTGGAGATAGTCAACATGGTGGCACAGGATCAACTGGAGAAAGTGATACAGATGAAAGCCACAATAATTACGACAATCCACTTAATCTTTCAAGAACCTCATTTAAGTACATAGATAATCAGCAACTGCCAAATATAACAAGACCTGTAAATAGGCCAGAGTATATAATAGGGATTATGGATGCTGATTTTATAACACACAAAACAGATATGAAAAACAGGTATAACATAGAGATAATAGAGGATCTGCCACATGAGGTAAGAGCTCCAAATGGAGATAAACATGGAACCTATGTAATAAAAGTTATAAATCTTAATGGAGATGAAAACTTTAAAGTTGTAGCAGGAAGCTTTGGTGAGGTTGTATTTGATGGAAGACAAAATTTAAATGCAGTACGACCATCAGCAGATATCTATAAAAAGGCAATGGGA contains:
- a CDS encoding anaerobic sulfatase maturase, which codes for MNSLNLLIKPASSGCNLKCVYCFYYDIADNRVIKNYGIMNDTTLENMVRKAFEEVDYQVNFMFQGGEPTLAGIDFFKRFHNLVEKYNVKKINTTFALQTNGTLLNKKWTGLFKEHNYLIGVSVDGNRDTHNAFRIDKSGNGTFAKVKESINLLKKEKIDFNILTVVNKLTAENGKLIYNFFKNNGYRYFQFIPCLDELYSKEKKEYTLTDVDYGNFLNDTFELWYEDIMNGRFTSVRYFDNMVKIILGEQPEACDMVGHCNINAIVESDGSIYPCDFYVLDEYKIGNINDSSFTDILNSEKENQFLSSSLVVNEKCKKCNYFKLCRGGCRRHKEIDENGEYHNRFCKSYTMFFDKNLDKLIDVANYVIKVRMGNR
- a CDS encoding GntR family transcriptional regulator; this translates as MFEINKNSSVPIYVQLADYIKKAIDNGDLLENDKIQSENELCASYDISRTTVRQALKILHNEGYIYKVRGKGSYVSSSKIYQNRSTFSKFYDDIKNLGKTPKSKILSLKVVTPSTTVREKMKLDDKDKVCEIVWVRYSDDQPLIYETINLNYKLMEGIEKEPLQEMKLYDIITKKYNIKLTHGNEQFMPCKISKSEAEYLNCNTGDLGMNVIRTVYQHDQVIEYTNSTVLGDKFIYTVNF
- a CDS encoding solute:sodium symporter family transporter, with protein sequence MFMTFLTFFIVTALVAFISWLKTKGEENSAKGYFLAGRGLSATVIGFSMVLTSLSTEQLVGVNASSYQSNFSIIAWTVQSVIPLCVLALYLLPRYLKGGFTTIPEFFEERYDKQTRQIMSLLFLVAYTFVLIPGALYSGAIAFTKIFDVEAMFGVSFNVALWGVVWLIGIIGGIYAIFGGLKAVAVSDTLNGFALIIGGIMIPFFALRFLGDGSMVKGIEIVTTNHLDKLNAWGAAGDPVPWTTIFTGILIVNFFYWTTNQAIIQRSLAAKSLAAGQKGILFAGVFLLLLPLLLNVPGLTSFYIFGDALKDHIDLAYPSLVSKVLPTPLLGFFTACLFGAILSTFNSFINSAATLFCYDLYRPIFKKNISDEDLIKVAKIAGTIIAIIAMTIAPLLQYGSGGLFLVLRRFAGFFNIPVIALVAIGFLNKTVSGKAARITVLLHIILYYSLVWIFKVKLNFVHVMGGLFAFDIIVMLILGNVYKRETPYVLTHKNKSNVDLSNWKYVKQFSTVLILGLFYLYTVLSPIGLAGGHGIMGITIVYAIIIVVALIILTMYDKQKAKKVTTETEE
- a CDS encoding MATE family efflux transporter, giving the protein METTNKSNFAKGSIYKHILALAVPMTIAQMVQVLYNIVDRIYIGHLPGASSLALTGLGLTFPIITIVMAITNLFGMGGAPLCSIARGQQNVKRAEEVMGNTLTMLVISSFILMFLAYTFLKPVLYLFGASDASYPYAMQYMRIYLIGTPFIVIGSGMNGFINAQGFGNIGMITILAGAIVNIILDPIFIFLLGLGIQGAAIATVISQFISVAWVMSFLLGKRTLLKITKDTLKVQFGILREILGLGMASCLMTATNGVVQVACNTMLKEFGGDVYVGLMTVVNSIRDVAMLPIHGVTAAAQPVLGYNFGAKEYDRIKKGIIFVTFITSVYMVVSWVAVLVFPEPLIKVFNSDPDMISKGISAIHIYFFGFFMMAFQISGQAVFVGLGQSKQAIFFTLFRKVFVVVPLTLLLPRLWNLGVDGIFMAEPVSNFLGGIACYTTMIFTMKKLLRDDEEITI